GTTATCTCTGATAACTCAAAAATGTTTGGTAATTAGGCTGTAAGGCCTTTTTCTTTTGCTCTTTTTGGTATTGCAGAGCATAAAGAACAAGAACCTGAAACTGGCACTGACCAGTATAAAAAAGTATGGAGGTAACAACAAATGGAATGGTTAAAAGATTTACTAAAAGCTTCCGGAGTGGAAGAAAGCAAAATTGACGGGATTATCGAGAGTGTCAACAAAGAAACTCCAAAATATCTGATTCCCAAAGATAAGTTCAATGAGGTCAATGAGGCTAAGAAACAGGCTGAGGACTCCCTTAAAGAAAGGGATAAACAGCTGAAGGATCTGGCCGAAAAGGCTAAAGGAAATGAAGTACTGGAGAAACAGATTCAGGAGTTGCAAGAGGCAAATAAGAAGACAAAACAGGAGTATGATGACAAAGTCAAACAGCTGCAATTTGATCATACTCTTGATGCAGCTCTATCCGATGCCAAAGTCAAGAATATTAAGGCTATTAAGGCGCTGCTTACCATTGACAACATTAAACTCGATGGAGAAAGCCTGATAGGCCTTACTGATCAACTTGAAGCCCTGAAAAAATCAGATGCCTATTTGTTTGACCAAGCTCTTGGCGGCCAAACACCGCCGAACTATGGTGGAGGGTCTCCGGGGGTAAAGAATCCATGGAAGAAAGAAACTTTTAACCTTACGGATCAAGGTAAAATTCTCCGTGAAAATCCGGAACTTGCAAAACAGCTGCAGGCAGCAGCACGATAAAAAATAAGGAGCGTGTAAAATATGCCAGTAACACAAATTGCGGACGTAATCGTCCCTGAAGTATTTAACCCATATGTTATTCAAAGATCTATGGAACTTTCGGCGTTAGCTCAAAGTGGTATTATTTCCAACAGCCCTGAACTGGATGCGCTGGCCCGCGGTGGCGGGAAACTGATCAATATGCCTTACTGGAATGATCTTTCCGGGGATGACGAGGTTTTGTCTGACAGCGGAGCACTGACACCGGCTAAAATTACAGCAGGGCAAGACCAAGCTGCTCTTTTTCTCCGTGGTAAAGCATGGTCTGTGAATGACCTTGCTCATATTCTTGCAGGGTCCGATCCTATGGCGGCAATAGGGGATTTGGTAGCAACCTATTGGGCAAGAAAACGGCAGACATTGCTGTTTGCAATGCTTAAAGGGGTCTTTGCCGCTGCCAGCATGTCCGGAAACGTACATGATATTTCTGCAGGAGCTGGAAGCACTGCGGTAATTTCCGGTGAAGCATTCCTGGATGCCAAGCAGAAGCTTGGAGACGCTTCTGATGACCTGACAGCAGTGTCGATGCATTCTGCTACCTTCACTACTCTGCAAAAACAAAACCTGATCGAGTTTATTCCGGATAGTGAAGCAAAGGTTCAGATTCCAATCTATATGGGTCGTCGTGTCATTGTTGATGATGGTCATCCCGTAGCTGATGGGGTCTATACATCCTATCTGTTTGGCCCAGGGGCGATTGGCCTGGGTAATGGAATGGCAAAAGTACCGACAGAGACAGACCGTGATAGCCTGGCAGGGGAAGATATCCTGATTAACCGGCAGTCGTTTGTTTTGCATCCTCGCGGTGTGAAGTTTAACGCTGCCAGCGTTGCCGGATCATCTCCGTCTAATGCAGAGTGCGAAATGGCTGCAAATTGGACGAGGGTGTATGAGAACAAAGCTGTCAGAATCGTAAAATTCATATACAAATTGTCCGTGTAAGAAGGGCCTAGTGCCCTTCTTACTTTTCCTTAAAATCGTTACAGTAAGGAGATGATATTGTGAGCGCAACGTCATTCCAAAGAATGAGAAGAGAGAAGCTGGAAGCTAAAGAGAAAGAAAGGATCGAAGCCGAGGAGCGGGAAAGATTAGAAGCAGAAGAAAAGGCTCGGTTGGAAGCAGAAGCTGAAGCTAAAGAGAAAGAAAGGATCGAAGCCGAGGAGCGGGAAAGATTAGAAGCAGAAGAAAAGGCTCGGTTGGAAGCAGAAGCTGAAGCTAAAGCAGAGGCTGAAGCGGCTGAAGAGAATAAATCAAAGAAGCAGAAAAGCGGTGAGGTAAATGACGCAACTGGAGAAGCTCAAAATCAAGCTGGGGATAGCGCTAGCTGACTCTGCAAAGGATGACCTGCTTAACCTATATCTCACTGACGCGGAAGAATTAATCATTGAACTGAGTCACATGGATGCCGTTCCGACCAGCTTATCGGCTGTTCAGGTTGATCTAGCTATTATCGCATTTAATAAGCAGGGAATTGAGGGGCAGACAGCTCACTCAGAGGGCGGAATTTCCCGAACCTTTGAAGATATCCCAGAAAGCATGTTGAAGAAGATCCGGAGCTGCCGGAGACTGCCGAGGTGATGACATGAGACTCAGACAACGAGATCTGGGAACCTATTATCTTAAAAGGCGTTTGCCTGTTCAGGATCCTGACGGTACCAGTTATGAGACTTATGAAGAAATACCAAACCAAATACAAGCCAGCATTCAGCCAGCAGGCGGAAAACTCATGGCAGAGATGTATGGAGAACGTTTGGCCTACATGAAAACTATGCGTTATGAAGGCAATGTTACCATCCATGAGGGGGATGGGATCTGTATTGCTGTACTCGAGACAGAGGATCCAGATTATAAGGTTGTGGGACTGCAACCCTGGGACGTAAAAGTATATACTCTGGAGAAGGTGAGATAATGGCAAGTATCCAAGGGATGGATAAGCTCCTAAAGAAGCTTGATTCATTGGGTGGAAACAGTACTAAGGCACTTGAACGCGGGATACTTAAAGGCACAAAGCTTGTCCAGGGAGATGCAAAGGATTTATGCGCTATTGGCGATGGGGATCTTCGTAATAGTATTCATACTGGGATTGAAACTAAGTCGGAGTCGGTAGTCGGTAAGGTATCCACCAATAAAGAACATGCGCCATATGTTGAGTTTGGGACCGGTCCAGTTGGTATGGCTTCGCCTAAAGATCTTCCTCCAAG
The window above is part of the Dehalobacter sp. genome. Proteins encoded here:
- a CDS encoding phage scaffolding protein; this translates as MEWLKDLLKASGVEESKIDGIIESVNKETPKYLIPKDKFNEVNEAKKQAEDSLKERDKQLKDLAEKAKGNEVLEKQIQELQEANKKTKQEYDDKVKQLQFDHTLDAALSDAKVKNIKAIKALLTIDNIKLDGESLIGLTDQLEALKKSDAYLFDQALGGQTPPNYGGGSPGVKNPWKKETFNLTDQGKILRENPELAKQLQAAAR
- a CDS encoding major capsid protein: MPVTQIADVIVPEVFNPYVIQRSMELSALAQSGIISNSPELDALARGGGKLINMPYWNDLSGDDEVLSDSGALTPAKITAGQDQAALFLRGKAWSVNDLAHILAGSDPMAAIGDLVATYWARKRQTLLFAMLKGVFAAASMSGNVHDISAGAGSTAVISGEAFLDAKQKLGDASDDLTAVSMHSATFTTLQKQNLIEFIPDSEAKVQIPIYMGRRVIVDDGHPVADGVYTSYLFGPGAIGLGNGMAKVPTETDRDSLAGEDILINRQSFVLHPRGVKFNAASVAGSSPSNAECEMAANWTRVYENKAVRIVKFIYKLSV
- a CDS encoding phage head-tail connector protein, coding for MTQLEKLKIKLGIALADSAKDDLLNLYLTDAEELIIELSHMDAVPTSLSAVQVDLAIIAFNKQGIEGQTAHSEGGISRTFEDIPESMLKKIRSCRRLPR
- a CDS encoding HK97 gp10 family phage protein, with amino-acid sequence MASIQGMDKLLKKLDSLGGNSTKALERGILKGTKLVQGDAKDLCAIGDGDLRNSIHTGIETKSESVVGKVSTNKEHAPYVEFGTGPVGMASPKDLPPSIASKIQYRNDGWWIHSSDIDVATAEKYHFFRWESPDGDVFYYTEGQPAQPFLYPALKQNERRVKKLVKDEIKKEIRKLGEH